A genome region from Baekduia alba includes the following:
- the recN gene encoding DNA repair protein RecN, which produces MLHELRVENLLLIERAELRLAPGLNVLTGETGAGKTVLAHALDLLLGGRARSGIVRPGAAEAYVEGVFDLPDGLRALLGDRVAPDADELVLARRVSSEGRTRAYLNGRSASVADLREAAEGLIAFYGQHEHRKLTLASSQLELLDGACGPEQAARRERYATLHLRVRELEGSLDALRERAGARDRELDLLQFELAEIEAAEPSESEEAELTARRDRLRHVEALRGAALGAAEAVVADEGGVATVLSRAGVLLDGVDGVDPALDGLAGRWRALAIEADDLAGDLRSYGEGLDAEDDGLDVIEERLAAWDRLKRKHGGTIASVLAYAAECRGRIAELDRAEEALEEAQAELGQAIAARAALAKDLHKARAKAAKTLAVEVRARLADLAMEAASFTIDLEARDAGPTGIDAVEFLISPNPGVPAAPLRETASGGELSRVMLSLLGAANATSDAVLVFDEIDAGIGGHTARAVGERLRTLAGGRQVVCITHLPQVASMATRHFSIAKSTNNSSTLTTVTELAEKQVVTELVRMLGAPADDVAARRHAKELRKAA; this is translated from the coding sequence GTGCTTCACGAGCTTCGCGTCGAGAACCTCCTGCTCATCGAGCGTGCCGAGCTGCGGCTCGCGCCCGGCCTCAACGTCCTGACGGGCGAGACGGGGGCCGGCAAGACCGTCCTGGCCCATGCGCTGGACCTGCTGCTCGGCGGGCGCGCGCGGTCGGGCATCGTGCGCCCGGGCGCGGCGGAGGCCTATGTGGAGGGCGTGTTCGACCTGCCCGACGGCCTGCGGGCGCTGCTCGGCGATCGCGTCGCGCCGGACGCCGACGAGCTGGTGCTCGCCCGGCGCGTGTCGTCCGAAGGGCGCACCCGCGCCTATCTGAACGGTCGCTCCGCGTCGGTCGCCGACCTGCGCGAGGCGGCGGAGGGGCTGATCGCCTTCTACGGCCAGCACGAGCACCGCAAGCTGACGCTCGCCTCGTCGCAGTTGGAGCTGCTCGACGGCGCCTGCGGTCCAGAGCAGGCGGCGCGGCGGGAGCGCTACGCCACGTTGCATCTGCGGGTGCGCGAGCTGGAGGGGTCGCTGGATGCGCTGCGCGAGCGCGCCGGCGCCCGCGATCGCGAGCTGGACCTGCTGCAGTTCGAGCTGGCCGAGATCGAGGCGGCCGAGCCGTCGGAGAGCGAGGAGGCCGAGCTGACCGCCCGGCGCGATCGCCTGCGCCACGTCGAGGCGCTGCGCGGCGCGGCGCTGGGCGCGGCCGAGGCGGTCGTCGCCGACGAGGGCGGCGTCGCGACGGTGCTGTCGCGCGCCGGTGTGCTGCTCGACGGGGTGGACGGCGTCGATCCGGCGCTCGACGGCCTGGCCGGGCGGTGGCGCGCGCTGGCGATCGAGGCCGACGACCTCGCCGGCGACCTCCGCTCCTACGGCGAGGGCCTGGATGCCGAGGACGACGGCCTCGACGTGATCGAGGAGCGCTTGGCGGCGTGGGACCGGCTCAAGCGCAAGCACGGCGGCACGATCGCCAGCGTGCTCGCCTACGCCGCGGAGTGCCGCGGCCGGATCGCCGAGCTCGACCGGGCCGAAGAGGCGCTCGAAGAGGCGCAGGCGGAGCTGGGGCAGGCGATCGCCGCCCGCGCCGCCCTGGCCAAGGACCTGCACAAGGCCCGCGCGAAGGCCGCCAAGACGCTGGCCGTCGAGGTGCGCGCGCGGCTGGCCGACCTCGCCATGGAGGCCGCGTCGTTCACCATCGACTTGGAAGCGCGCGACGCCGGCCCGACCGGCATCGACGCCGTCGAGTTCCTCATCTCGCCCAACCCGGGCGTGCCCGCCGCGCCGCTGCGCGAGACCGCCTCGGGCGGCGAGCTGTCCCGCGTGATGTTGTCGTTGTTGGGCGCGGCGAACGCGACGTCGGACGCCGTTCTCGTCTTCGACGAGATCGACGCCGGCATCGGCGGGCACACCGCCCGCGCCGTGGGCGAGCGGCTCCGGACGCTCGCCGGCGGGCGCCAGGTCGTCTGCATCACCCACCTGCCGCAGGTCGCCTCGATGGCGACCCGCCACTTCTCGATCGCCAAGTCCACCAACAACTCCTCGACGCTCACGACCGTCACCGAGCTCGCCGAGAAGCAGGTCGTCACCGAGCTCGTCCGCATGCTCGGCGCGCCGGCCGACGACGTCGCCGCGCGCCGCCACGCGAAGGAGCTGCGCAAGGCGGCTTGA
- a CDS encoding NAD(+)/NADH kinase, whose amino-acid sequence MNAVKLATVMTHGRPGQTAAALESLRHAAIDAGFVLRFDREEVAKHGLTPAEGLELDAPLSDDVDLCVVLGGDGTILRALRRYAGTSVPVFAVNFGEVGFLATIDPDEVGEGFAKAFRGEFEVMTLPALALETPSEEQAAINDVSFHRKVGERVATLAYVVDGQEVGRVRCDGLVISTPAGSTGYNLANGGPVLAWGVEGYVVSFIAPHSLTARALVVSPDDVLEVHNRGLEPVDVSIDGRPAGELSPGEALASRFVREAADLAQLPGSSFYLRVRERFGRLAS is encoded by the coding sequence GTGAACGCCGTCAAGCTGGCGACCGTGATGACGCACGGTCGCCCGGGGCAGACCGCTGCCGCGCTGGAGTCGCTGCGGCACGCGGCGATCGACGCCGGCTTCGTGCTGCGCTTCGACCGCGAGGAGGTCGCCAAGCACGGGCTGACGCCCGCCGAGGGGCTCGAGCTCGACGCGCCGCTGAGCGACGACGTCGACCTGTGCGTGGTCCTCGGCGGCGACGGTACGATCCTGCGCGCGCTGCGGCGCTACGCGGGGACGAGCGTGCCCGTGTTCGCGGTGAACTTCGGCGAGGTCGGGTTCCTGGCGACGATCGACCCCGACGAGGTGGGGGAAGGGTTCGCAAAGGCGTTCCGCGGCGAGTTCGAGGTGATGACGCTACCCGCGCTGGCGCTCGAGACGCCGAGCGAGGAGCAGGCCGCGATCAACGACGTGTCCTTCCACCGCAAGGTCGGCGAGCGCGTGGCGACGCTGGCCTACGTCGTGGACGGCCAGGAGGTCGGCCGCGTGCGCTGCGACGGGCTCGTGATCTCGACGCCCGCGGGCTCGACGGGCTACAACCTGGCCAACGGCGGCCCGGTCCTGGCCTGGGGCGTGGAGGGCTACGTGGTGTCCTTCATCGCGCCGCACTCGTTGACGGCGCGCGCGCTGGTGGTGTCGCCCGACGACGTCCTGGAGGTCCACAACCGCGGGCTGGAGCCGGTCGACGTGTCGATCGACGGCCGGCCGGCGGGGGAGCTGTCGCCGGGCGAGGCGCTGGCGTCGCGGTTCGTGCGCGAGGCGGCGGACCTGGCGCAGCTGCCGGGGTCGTCGTTCTACCTGCGGGTGCGCGAGCGGTTCGGGCGGCTGGCGTCCTAG
- a CDS encoding SDR family oxidoreductase, translating into MTTHDDAAAQGAPALLDQTVVVIGGSAGIGLETARAARAAGADVVLTARTPDRLERAGREVGAVSTAAFDVADFDRVAGFFAELPQPIDHVMVTAGRPYYAPLADLDFEQARQNLDGHLLLPIHIAREAAGKMRPGGSLLFVSGTGARRAGVGLSLIGAVTAALPALVANLAIEIAPIRANVIAPGFVDTPLSASLLGDQLDERRDELRATLPIARVVGPADVARLAVHLMANTALTGATYDIDGGQQLVAG; encoded by the coding sequence ATGACGACGCACGACGACGCCGCCGCCCAGGGCGCGCCGGCGCTGCTCGACCAGACCGTGGTCGTCATCGGCGGCAGCGCCGGCATCGGCCTGGAGACCGCGCGCGCGGCGCGGGCCGCCGGGGCCGACGTGGTCCTCACCGCACGCACGCCCGACCGCCTCGAGCGCGCCGGGCGCGAGGTCGGCGCCGTGAGCACCGCCGCCTTCGACGTCGCCGACTTCGACCGGGTGGCGGGCTTCTTCGCGGAGCTCCCGCAGCCGATCGACCACGTGATGGTCACGGCGGGGCGCCCGTACTACGCGCCGCTGGCCGACCTGGACTTCGAGCAGGCGCGCCAGAACCTCGACGGGCATCTCCTGCTGCCGATCCACATCGCCCGCGAGGCCGCCGGGAAGATGCGGCCGGGCGGGTCGCTGCTGTTCGTGAGCGGCACCGGCGCGCGCCGCGCCGGCGTCGGGCTCAGCCTGATCGGTGCCGTCACCGCGGCGCTGCCCGCGCTCGTCGCCAACCTTGCGATCGAGATCGCGCCGATCCGCGCCAACGTCATCGCCCCCGGCTTCGTCGACACGCCGCTGTCGGCGTCGCTGCTCGGGGACCAGCTCGACGAGCGCCGCGACGAGCTGCGCGCCACGCTGCCCATCGCCCGCGTCGTGGGCCCCGCCGACGTCGCCCGACTCGCGGTGCACCTCATGGCGAACACGGCGCTCACCGGCGCGACCTACGACATCGACGGCGGCCAGCAGCTCGTCGCCGGCTGA
- a CDS encoding nuclear transport factor 2 family protein has protein sequence MPWAPELFSAPALQHVLDKYQRERLRSVPFFDGLLAGEVDALVESFAGVPEVHHPVRGRIRGEGAFRRFISDMNSWLAARAVEVEHVNFLITDPRGIEEVVVHLDGDHGRVALPMALAADHDERERIVELRLYYSLRPLTGRREHRPPLLQPDLELRAPAVVDQHQRALAAGDVDAILAAFEPDGVLREPDGDGHVHRGADELRAHYERCFANGGGIPLEHCAVTDDGRACALEYNMVAWGRTALAPEAGLAVYVRGDSGRLAAARLYDDADPPPSAQAAWPATG, from the coding sequence GTGCCCTGGGCACCCGAGCTCTTCTCGGCTCCGGCGCTGCAACACGTGTTGGACAAGTACCAACGCGAGCGCCTCCGATCCGTGCCCTTCTTCGACGGCCTGCTGGCCGGAGAGGTCGACGCGCTCGTCGAGTCCTTCGCCGGCGTGCCCGAGGTGCATCACCCGGTGCGCGGGCGGATCCGGGGCGAGGGCGCGTTCCGGCGCTTCATCAGCGACATGAACTCCTGGCTGGCGGCGCGCGCGGTCGAGGTCGAGCACGTCAACTTCCTCATCACCGATCCGCGCGGGATCGAGGAGGTCGTCGTCCACCTCGACGGCGACCACGGCCGCGTCGCCCTGCCGATGGCCCTCGCCGCCGACCACGACGAGCGCGAGCGCATCGTCGAGCTGCGCTTGTACTACAGCCTGCGGCCGCTGACCGGCCGCCGCGAGCACCGCCCGCCGCTGCTGCAGCCCGACCTCGAGCTCCGCGCGCCCGCCGTCGTCGACCAGCACCAGCGCGCCCTCGCGGCCGGCGACGTCGACGCGATCCTCGCCGCGTTCGAGCCGGACGGCGTCCTGCGCGAGCCGGACGGCGACGGCCACGTCCACCGGGGCGCCGACGAGCTGCGCGCGCACTACGAGCGGTGCTTCGCCAACGGCGGCGGCATCCCGCTGGAGCACTGCGCCGTCACCGACGACGGCCGCGCCTGCGCGTTGGAGTACAACATGGTCGCGTGGGGCCGGACGGCGCTGGCCCCGGAGGCGGGGCTCGCCGTCTACGTCCGCGGCGACAGCGGCCGGCTGGCCGCCGCGCGGCTCTACGACGACGCGGATCCACCGCCCAGCGCCCAGGCCGCGTGGCCCGCCACGGGGTAG
- a CDS encoding redoxin domain-containing protein, whose translation MRPDIAPGGTFPDYELPDHTNTVRRLSELQGGDPLVVLLSRGHFCPKEHQHHLALAAFQSQVAVAYTQMVTIATDDHHELQELRASVGAQWTFLSDPGRIVQKDLDIQEYTDPEHDPMIPHTLVLKPGLIVHSVYNGYWFWGRPSAEDLRRDLRDVTREIRPDWDLSAPGLRAAWDAGDYASFHGWARRATGSDDRTA comes from the coding sequence ATGCGCCCCGACATCGCTCCCGGCGGGACCTTCCCCGACTACGAGCTGCCCGATCACACGAACACGGTCCGCCGGCTCAGCGAGCTGCAGGGCGGCGATCCGCTGGTCGTCCTGCTCTCACGCGGGCACTTCTGCCCGAAGGAGCACCAGCATCACCTCGCGCTCGCCGCGTTCCAGTCACAGGTCGCGGTGGCCTACACGCAGATGGTCACGATCGCCACCGACGACCACCACGAGCTCCAGGAGCTGCGCGCGTCCGTCGGCGCCCAGTGGACGTTCCTCTCCGACCCCGGGCGCATCGTGCAGAAGGACCTCGACATCCAGGAGTACACCGACCCCGAGCACGACCCGATGATCCCGCACACGCTCGTGCTCAAGCCCGGGCTGATCGTCCACAGCGTCTACAACGGCTACTGGTTCTGGGGCCGTCCGTCCGCCGAGGACCTGCGCCGCGACCTGCGCGACGTCACCCGCGAGATCCGCCCGGACTGGGACCTGAGCGCGCCCGGGCTGCGCGCGGCGTGGGACGCGGGCGACTACGCCTCCTTCCATGGTTGGGCGCGCCGCGCGACCGGGAGCGACGACCGCACCGCGTAG
- a CDS encoding redoxin family protein, which yields MSSTPPNRTTFSALDRASAWLNTEPLTADALRGRAVLVDFWTYSCVNWLRTLPYVRAWHERYGEHGLVVIGAHAPEFGFEHDLGNVRRAVAELGVGYPVVIDNDFAIWRSFDNHYWPAVFLVDVDGGVAFTHFGEGAYEETEQAIQQVLDVGEGTVDVDAGGFAQAAEWDTLRSPETYLGRARGERRSDRGAAGLALNQWALDGEWSVGAEAAVLDAAGGSLAYRFQARDLNLVLAPPAAGAPVGFAVRLDGQPPGDAHGLDVDAAGVGVVAEPRMYQLVRRRAVDVERTFAITFLDPGVRAYVLTFG from the coding sequence ATGTCCTCCACGCCGCCCAACCGCACCACCTTCTCCGCACTCGACCGCGCGTCCGCCTGGTTGAACACCGAGCCGCTCACCGCGGACGCCCTCCGCGGGCGCGCCGTGCTCGTCGACTTCTGGACGTACTCGTGCGTCAACTGGCTGCGCACGCTGCCGTACGTCCGGGCCTGGCACGAGCGGTACGGCGAGCACGGGCTCGTCGTCATCGGCGCTCACGCGCCGGAGTTCGGCTTCGAGCACGACCTCGGCAACGTGCGTCGCGCGGTGGCGGAGCTGGGCGTCGGCTACCCGGTCGTGATCGACAACGACTTCGCCATCTGGCGGTCGTTCGACAACCACTACTGGCCGGCCGTCTTCCTCGTCGACGTCGACGGAGGCGTCGCCTTCACGCACTTCGGCGAGGGCGCCTACGAGGAGACCGAGCAGGCGATCCAGCAGGTGCTCGACGTCGGCGAGGGGACTGTCGACGTCGACGCCGGCGGCTTCGCGCAGGCGGCCGAGTGGGACACCCTGCGATCACCGGAGACCTACCTGGGCCGCGCCCGCGGCGAGCGTCGCAGCGACCGCGGCGCCGCCGGGCTGGCGCTCAACCAGTGGGCGCTCGACGGCGAGTGGTCGGTAGGCGCGGAGGCCGCCGTGCTCGACGCGGCCGGCGGCTCGCTCGCCTACCGCTTCCAGGCGCGCGACCTCAACCTCGTCCTCGCGCCGCCGGCCGCCGGTGCCCCGGTCGGCTTCGCCGTGCGGCTCGACGGTCAGCCGCCGGGCGACGCCCACGGCCTGGACGTCGACGCGGCGGGCGTGGGTGTCGTCGCTGAGCCGCGGATGTACCAGCTCGTCCGCCGGCGAGCGGTCGACGTCGAGCGCACCTTCGCGATCACGTTCCTCGACCCTGGCGTGCGCGCCTACGTCCTCACCTTCGGGTAG